Part of the Erwinia amylovora genome is shown below.
ACGTGGTCCTCCTGGTTGGCGGAGGTCGGCAGGCTGTCAACGCTGCCCGGATGGGCGAGAGATTTGTTTTCTGACGCCAGCGCGGCGGCGGTAACCTGGGCGATCATAAAGCCGGAGTTGACCCCGCCGTCATTGACCAGGAACGGCGGCAGGCCGGAGAGGCTGCTGTCCAGCAGCAGCGCCATGCGGCGTTCTGAAATCGCCCCGATTTCCGCCACCGCCAGCGCGATAATATCGGCGGCAAACGCCACCGGCTCGGCGTGGAAGTTACCGCCGGAGATCACTTCTCCGCTGTCGGGGAACACCAGCGGGTTATCGGAGGCGGCATTGGCTTCAATTTGTAATACGCGCGCCGCGTGGTTGAGGTTATCCAGGCAGGCACCCATCACCTGGGGTACGCAGCGAATGGAGTAGGGGTCCTGAACTCGCCCGCAGTTCGCGTGGGAAGCCAGAATATGGCTACCTTCGAGCAGGGCTGCAACCGCCGCCGCCACGGCGATTTGCCCCGGCTGACCGCGTGCCATATGAATACGGCTGTCGAATGGCTTCACCGAGCCTTTGATCGCCTCCAGCGACAGTGCGCCTGCCACCAGTGCAGCGGCGAAAACGTTCTCACCTTCAAACAGGCCGCGCAGTGCCAGCGCCGTAGATACCTGAGTACCGTTCAGCAATGCCAGCCCCTCTTTCGGGCCGAGGACAAAGGGATGCAGGCCAGCGAGGGCTAAACCCTGCCTGGCAGGCAGCAGTTTACCCGCCACCCGCACTTCACCTTCGCCCAGCAGCATCAGAGACAGATGCGCCAGCGGTGCCAAATCCCCTGAAGCACCGACCGAGCCTTTCTCCGGGATACATGGCATAACCCCGGCGTTGAACAGTGCGATCAGCGCATCAACCAGTTCGATGCGGATGCCGGAGTGGCCGCGCGCCAGGCTAATCACTTTAGTCGCCACGATCA
Proteins encoded:
- the hutH gene encoding histidine ammonia-lyase, producing the protein MPAPLHHCLLKPGKVDLAILKAIYRGGVNLALDAASRTRIQQAHDTVNDIVSSGKVTYGINTGFGKLAQTTIPAGRLAELQRNLVLSHSVGLGDLLPDDVVRLIVATKVISLARGHSGIRIELVDALIALFNAGVMPCIPEKGSVGASGDLAPLAHLSLMLLGEGEVRVAGKLLPARQGLALAGLHPFVLGPKEGLALLNGTQVSTALALRGLFEGENVFAAALVAGALSLEAIKGSVKPFDSRIHMARGQPGQIAVAAAVAALLEGSHILASHANCGRVQDPYSIRCVPQVMGACLDNLNHAARVLQIEANAASDNPLVFPDSGEVISGGNFHAEPVAFAADIIALAVAEIGAISERRMALLLDSSLSGLPPFLVNDGGVNSGFMIAQVTAAALASENKSLAHPGSVDSLPTSANQEDHVSMATYAARRLGAMCFNSAAVVGIEAMAAAQGIDFHLPLTSSPQLEQVMMTLRERVAFLEKDRLMAPDIEQMRQWASGDCWPDAVAALQPTRALTF